The proteins below are encoded in one region of Oryzias melastigma strain HK-1 linkage group LG7, ASM292280v2, whole genome shotgun sequence:
- the LOC112159643 gene encoding teashirt homolog 2 produces MPRRKQQAPRRAAVYVPDEDAALQDSINEDDGENDPQTEEECSEKTSPKLCEDRELDNKSTNTFSNQNSPISVLSNQEAELESRLSDSSDRLSDFKTSSPPESQRDEESRSSKHKEETSSSLEKMRAAYANFLSDSYWTGIGMDLKMGKTTSKANCDSTNGSTKSEFDWHQDALSKTLQQTLSPKPTSKPNLFSSVHLYRQTTKPCGSVFTGASRFRCKDCSAAYDTLVELTVHMNKTGHYQDNNHSKQSNSSASSSKSRKRNLQEMEGKEDAQKVLKCMFCGHSFDSLQDLSVHMIKTKHYQKVPLKEPIPVITPKLLPPAKKRAFESTRPCSPDSTTGVAGFTEAQRAAISNANNNRHGYQNGASYTWQFETCKSQILKCMECGSSHDTLQQLTTHMMVTGHFIKVTNSASKKGKQLALDPLAVEKIQGLADAPTGDTDADKASPKTLSPGGSEKESQGEGTSDKPEETDTKDDKQDGDGKKPGDGDFKYPYLREEDLEQDSGGGGDILKSLANTVASAINKAQTGTPSWSAYPSIHAAYQLSGIIKSAPLSASPPIQLKQTFNHKLRPIAPKAKLFPGESTQGAHPNLDIKKEKVGISDGKESQNIKFDLAENDDSDCQDDASTSSKLDADGMTEGSEAIKGKLSPDFSDRGKSPSPAASNGRSTASEPLSDTSDILGVNPLSALQSVLNNHLGKANKPNNSRADKLSSHTQNIFAEINRSSEKPSSVLGSPVRKRPHSNFLFVNDDQPIDLTKSKSKSSSLLLQPSTPLPHKYALSDIADMVKVLPKATTPKPSMPSRFPTTKLESDVRRFEDVSAEVYSVHKRKGRQSNWNPRHLLILQAQFASSLFQTSEGKYLLSDLGPQERMHISKFTGLSMTTISHWLANVKYQLRKTGGTKFLKNMDTGHPVFYCNDCASQFRSPSTFISHLESHLGFQIKDMCKMPVEHQTKVEEPELSKPLGIRAAEALAAEEDMDSKFKCKLCCRTFASNHAVKLHLSKTHSKSPDNHSQYVEMDKE; encoded by the coding sequence TGTACGTGCCCGATGAAGACGCTGCTCTGCAGGACTCCATCAACGAGGACGATGGAGAGAACGACCCTCAAACGGAGGAGGAATGCTCGGAAAAGACCAGCCCCAAACTGTGCGAGGACAGGGAGCTGGACAACAAGAGCACCAACACCTTCAGCAACCAGAACTCTCCCATCAGCGTCCTGTCCAATCAGGAGGCCGAGCTGGAATCGCGCCTCAGCGACAGCAGCGACAGGCTGTCCGACTTCAAGACCTCATCGCCGCCCGAGAGCCAGAGGGACGAGGAAAGCCGCAGCTCCAAGCATAAAGAGGAGACAAGCAGCAGCCTGGAGAAAATGAGGGCGGCCTATGCAAACTTTCTGTCCGATTCCTACTGGACAGGGATCGGAATGGActtaaaaatgggcaaaacCACCAGCAAAGCTAACTGTGACAGCACCAACGGGAGCACCAAGAGTGAGTTTGACTGGCACCAGGACGCCCTCTCCAAAACCCTGCAGCAGACGCTGTCTCCAAAACCTACATCCAAACCCAACCTGTTCAGCTCCGTCCACCTGTACAGGCAAACCACCAAACCCTGCGGCTCGGTGTTCACGGGAGCCAGCCGGTTCCGCTGTAAGGACTGCAGCGCCGCCTACGACACGCTGGTGGAGCTGACCGTCCACATGAACAAAACGGGACACTACCAAGACAACAACCACAGCAAGCAGAGCAACTCCTCCGCCTCGTCCTCCAAGTCTCGCAAGCGAAACCTGCAGGAGATGGAGGGGAAGGAGGACGCGCAGAAAGTCTTGAAGTGCATGTTCTGCGGCCATTCCTTCGACTCGCTGCAGGATTTGAGCGTGCACATGATCAAGACCAAGCATTACCAAAAAGTGCCTTTGAAAGAGCCGATCCCGGTCATCACGCCCAAGTTACTGCCACCAGCGAAAAAGCGGGCCTTTGAAAGCACACGGCCGTGCTCCCCGGACTCCACGACCGGCGTGGCCGGCTTCACGGAGGCTCAACGGGCCGCCATCTCCAACGCCAACAACAATCGTCACGGATATCAAAACGGAGCCAGCTACACGTGGCAGTTCGAGACGTGCAAGTCTCAGATTCTGAAGTGCATGGAGTGCGGCAGCTCCCACGACACCCTGCAGCAGCTCACCACACACATGATGGTAACCGGACACTTCATCAAGGTCACAAACTCGGCTTCCAAAAAGGGCAAACAGTTGGCCCTTGACCCCCTGGCCGTAGAGAAGATCCAGGGTTTAGCTGATGCGCCTACGGGCGACACGGACGCAGACAAGGCCTCTCCAAAAACCTTGTCGCCCGGGGGCAGTGAAAAGGAAAGCCAGGGGGAAGGAACGTCGGACAAACCGGAAGAAACCGACACAAAAGACGACAAGCAAGACGGTGACGGTAAAAAGCCGGGTGACGGGGATTTTAAGTACCCCTATTTGCGTGAAGAAGATCTAGAGCAGGACTCGGGTGGGGGAGGGGACATCCTGAAATCCTTAGCTAACACAGTGGCCTCCGCCATCAACAAAGCTCAAACAGGGACGCCAAGCTGGAGCGCCTACCCGAGCATTCACGCCGCCTACCAGCTCTCTGGCATCATCAAAAGTGCCCCTCTATCCGCCTCTCCCCCCATTCAGCTGAAGCAGACGTTCAACCACAAGCTGCGGCCGATCGCCCCCAAGGCGAAGCTGTTCCCCGGCGAATCCACCCAGGGAGCGCATCCCAACCTGGACATCAAAAAGGAGAAGGTTGGCATTAGCGATGGTAAAGAGAGTCAGAATATAAAGTTTGACCTGGCGGAGAACGATGACAGCGATTGTCAGGATGACGCCTCCACCTCTTCAAAGCTGGATGCAGACGGTATGACTGAAGGGAGCGAGGCCATCAAAGGGAAGCTGAGCCCAGATTTCTCTGACAGAGGCAAGTCGCCGAGCCCCGCTGCCAGCAACGGACGCAGCACGGCTTCAGAGCCGCTCAGTGACACCTCGGATATACTCGGCGTAAACCCCCTCAGTGCTCTGCAGTCGGTTTTGAACAATCACTTGGGCAAAGCAAATAAGCCCAATAACTCCAGAGCGGACAAACTATCGTCACATACGCAGAACATTTTTGCCGAGATCAACCGCAGCAGCGAGAAACCGTCTTCGGTGCTTGGAAGTCCCGTAAGAAAAAGACCTCATAGCAACTTCCTCTTTGTAAATGACGACCAGCCCATAGACCTGACCAAATCGAAAAGCAAATCCAGCTCCTTGCTGCTGCAACCCTCCACCCCACTGCCTCATAAATACGCTCTGTCTGATATCGCGGACATGGTCAAGGTTCTTCCGAAGGCCACCACGCCAAAACCTTCAATGCCGTCAAGGTTTCCAACCACCAAACTGGAATCGGACGTCCGGCGCTTTGAGGACGTGTCCGCGGAGGTTTACTCGGTCCACAAGCGCAAAGGCCGGCAGTCGAACTGGAACCCTCGGCATCTCCTCATCCTCCAAGCTCAGTTTGCCTCCAGCCTCTTCCAGACCTCGGAGGGAAAGTATTTGCTCTCGGATCTCGGCCCTCAGGAACGGATGCACATTTCCAAATTCACCGGATTGTCCATGACCACCATAAGCCATTGGTTAGCCAACGTCAAGTACCAGCTAAGAAAAACGGGAGGGACGAAATTCCTGAAAAACATGGACACGGGTCACCCCGTGTTCTACTGCAACGACTGCGCTTCCCAGTTCCGCTCGCCGTCCACGTTCATCTCCCACCTGGAATCCCACCTCGGCTTCCAGATCAAAGACATGTGCAAAATGCCGGTGGAGCACCAGACGAAGGTGGAGGAGCCGGAACTGTCGAAGCCCCTCGGCATCAGAGCCGCCGAGGCTCTGGCCGCCGAGGAGGACATGGACTCCAAGTTCAAATGTAAACTCTGCTGTCGGACATTTGCCAGCAACCACGCGGTGAAACTGCACCTGAGCAAAACTCACAGCAAATCCCCGGACAACCATTCACAGTATGTGGAGATGGACAAAGAGTAG